The region CTCGACCTGTTCGTCGAGGCCGGCCTGCTCCCGGTCGCACCGGGCCATGTTCTCGCGCAAATTAACGATGTTGGTTTTTGCCACCGACATGTCGCGGTCGAGCGTGATGATGGCCTCGTTGGCCTCGGCCACGCGTTTCGCCGCCGCCTCGAGCTCCTTCTCTTGCTCGAGCGCCGCGAGCTGCGCCTGCTCGATGGCGGCCTCGGCCGAGGCGGCCCGCGTCCGCGCGACCTGGCGCCGCTGGTCGCACTCGTCAAGCTCCTTCTTCCGCGCGTCGAGGACGCCGGTGTAGGCGGTGTAGCGCCGGTGCTCGAAGCCCACCTCGAGCGACTTGAGCTCGTTGAAATAACGCCGGTACCGGTTCGCCTTTTCAACGTGGCGCGCGAGCATGCGCACCTGGCGGTCGGCCTCCTGCACCGTGTCGTTGATGCGGAGCAGGTCCTGCCGAGTGCGGTCGAGCTGGCGCAGGCTCTCCTTCCGACGCTCCTTGTATTTGCCGATGCCCGCGGCCTCCTCGAACAGGACGCGCCGCTCCTCGGCCTTGTCGCTCAAAATGGAATTGATCATGGCGTTTTCGATGGTGGTGTAGGCGGTGCTGCCCACGCCGGTGTCGAGGAACATGGTGTGGATGTCGCGCAGCCGGCACGGCACCTTGTTGATGAGGTATTCGCTCTCGCCGCTGCGGAAGATGCGCCGGGTGATGGCGACCTCGGTGTATTCCGAGGGAAGGATGTTTTTCGTATTCTCTATTGTTAACGTTACTTCGGCGAAGTTGAGCGGCCGCCGCTTCTGCGAGCCGGAAAAAATCACGTCCTGCATGGTGGCGCTGCGCAGCGCCGTGGGCTTCTGCTCGCCGAACACCCACCGTATCGCATCGATCACGTTGCTCTTGCCGCATCCGTTGGGGCCGATCACCGCGGTCACGCCTTCACCGAACTCGACCTCAGTCTTGTCTGCAAAGGACTTGAACCCGAAAATCGCCAACTTGCGAAGCACCATAGGTTTTTGTTTCCTTGTTCTAGCGGGGCGGTGGTATAACGGCCTGTTTCTCCTATAGTTAAGGGCGCTACAAGAGATTGATGCTTAACTTAAATAAGATACAATATATGGTGGGTTTTTGTCAAGAGAAGAATTAATGTAACTATTAGGTTTTTAAGGGGGTTTGTTGGGTTTAAGGAGGATTTAAATAGAAATATTTAATGATATGGGCGTTACCCTGTTTGTTGGGGCGAAATATTTTTTCAACAACGTTTCTAAAGGGTAAGGTAGTTGTGCCTTGCACATTCTATTATGTCATTTGCCCTTTTCGCCCCTACAAACAGGGTCGGTTCTCCTTCCGGTCTCGGCCTTCGGCCTCGGGCTGCCACGGCCCCTATATGCCTTCGGCGAGGGCCGGGCAGCACCGCGCCCCAGCGCGGCCTCCAGTCGCCCCTAACGCGCGGGTGGGTGACAAATGCGAGATCGGAGAGTTGTGAGCGCAGGACATTGCTTTTGTTGCGGGTTCGTTTTAACCTCACCCCCGGCCCTAAAAATTAACCGGATAGTTCTTGTGAAAAAGAGAAAAATGGGGTATTATAGGGGTAATCCCACTACAACTGCGAATTTCCCCGTGTTTTGAGTGCTGCTCCGGATTTAACAGGAGATGAGTTGCCATGTTTGTTTGCGCCTCACGGGTTAAAGCGGGCGGAAGAAAGATGAAGAGGTTTTTTATGAGAAAAATAATTTTGATGGGAATGATGGGATTGGTGATGGCGGGGAATGGCGTTGCAAAAACGGAAGGTGGATTAATACTTTCTGGTCTTGATACCATTAGCACACCAAAACAAACGGGATTTGATTTTGTGACGCAAACCTGTTGCACTACTTCAATAAATATAGCGCCTTATAAATGTGTAAACCATTTCTTAATTAATGCTTATCTAGCAACTAAATATTTGTTGTCATTATGGCCTGATAATCAAAATGGCCCCGCATATTGCATAAATATGGATAAAATGAATCTCGATTCAATAAAAGCCGCTCCATCAGACAGTATTTTTTATTTACAGCCAAATGGTCACGGAGATGATATCCCTGTCGACTCCCTCTCCTCCCGCATCGGCAACGTCTACCTTATGAAGACCGCCCCCGATCCTCGGGATGGCTATCCTTACTATGCAAAGATCAAAATCATCAAATTTATTGTTGTCGACAGCGCTCAACACCAAATAAAAATGGTTTTTTTATGGGCTGCAAATATTACTGGTTACCACGACCTCACCACCTCCGGTCTCGACACTTTCCATCTCGACGGCACACCCACTCTCACCCAAGACAACTCCCTTTCCGCAACCAGCGCCAACCGCCCCCTCACCCCTGCGGTTTTCAAAGTCGCCACAGGCAAATTCTTCATCCCCCTTGCCTTGCAAAGCCCCGGCGCGTTTCTTTCCATCTACGACCTGTCCGGCAAACAGCTCGCGCGTGTGAGCGCGGGAACCGGCAGGGTAATTGATTTGCGGCAATTCGGGGCGGGAAGGGGCGTGTTTGTGGTGAGGGTGTCGCCTCACCCCTGACCCCTCTCCACGGGAGAAAGACTATTTCTCAGGCTGCATAAGGCCTTGATTGAGAATGTAAATTCGGATGGGCGGCAGTCATAAGGCGCTTGCGGACAGAGGGCATTTCTCTCATAAGTTCCAGCAGAATTTCAACGGGTTTGGGCATTTCGCTTCGACCGGTTTCCCAGTCCTGCAAGGTCCGTAAATTGGCGCCGACAGCCTCGGCAAAGACCTTCTGCGTCAATCCGAGATCTTCCTTACGGATGGATTTCAGCCTCAGCGCCCTGAATTTCTGAAGCTGTTTTTCGGTCATGAGCGAAACGCGGCGATTACCCTTCCGGGACACCCTGGTAACACGATACTTCTGAGAGTTTTTCATAGTATTGTCTCCTTGATAAAACGATAGAGCCTTTTCTTTTCCAGTTCGCTAAGGTCTGTTTTTTCGCTTTTTGAATAGATGTCCAGGAACCAGACTTCGCCGCGCAGATCGACAAAGTAATATATTACCCGGGCACCTCCGCTTTTTCCGGAACCGCGGATCCTCATTCTGATTTTACGGGCGCCGCCGGTGCCCTGCACAAGCCTGCCTTTGCACGGGTTTTTTATCAACTCGTCCTGCAGTTGAAACATTTCTACCGTATCGGCAAGCCTGTCAACTTTCCTGATGAATTCCGGCGTCTCAATAAATACGATGTCCACAGGGATAATATACGGGATTTCCGTAGTAGTGTCAATGGGTATCGGTGTTTAGGTAATATTAAAGGAAAAGCACCTTCGGGAAAGCAGAGGCAGGTTGGTGGTGAGGTTATCAATCGCCGCTCGCGGGTGCGCCCAGCAGAAGGATGAATCTTGCTACTATCGGTACCCGGCCGCACCCAGGAGGGGGTGTGCCCCCGGATCGCCGGCGCGCGGCGCCGGAAGCTGGGGGCCAGGGATTGCGCCCGCCCAACGGAAAGGGCGGAAAGCGCACTTCCCCCACCAAACTATTTTATTATCCTAGTTTAACCTGTTTTCGCTGTTTCTGCTCAAACACCGAATAACACTGAAATCCCTTGCTTTGCAGAAGAGAATTAATCTGCGGGAACGACTTGCCCACCAGTTCGGGCGTGTGGGCGTCGGAGCCGACGGTGATGCAGGCTTGATGCTTTTTTACCTGTTCAAGGAGGACGTCGAAAAGATCGAATTTCTTCAATTCCTCCATCTGCGACCACAAGAAGCCGTTCGCGTTGACCTCGATGCAGGTCCCGTGCGCGGCGGCCAGCGCCACCGACTCCGAAATATATTCCTCGATCCGGGACGCCGGCGCGTCGGGCCAGGCCACGTACCGCCACAAAAAATCCATGTGCGCCAGGGACTGGAACAGACCCGACCGCGCGGCGGATTTCACGGCGCCGAAATACGCCTCGTACACGCGCTTCGCGTCAACCTTGACATATTCGGAAAGGTGGCGCCAGCCGAGTATGGGCAGGCAGTGGATGGAGCCGAGGAGATAGTCGAAGGGATACTGCGAGACGATTTCCTCGGCAAGGTGCTCGGCGCCCTCGATGTAGTCGATCTCGAGGCCGATGCGCACCGCGATGCGGTCCCCGTACGTTTCCTTTAAATCAAGGAGCTCGGAGAAATACCGGGCCATGTCGCGCTCGCGCATGCCCCAGTCCCAGTACCGTTTCTTCTGGTTTTTGCCGAGATAGTAGCGGCCGAGATGGTCGGAGAACCCGATTTCTTTCATGCCCAGGCCGACGGCGGTCTCGATGTAATCGATGGTTTTCCCCTGCGCGTGCCCGCAGTAGGGGGTGTGGACGTGGTAGTCGGAGATCACGCAAGCATCTTCTTCCTATTGGTAAAGCGCCTCACCCCTGCCTTTGGCCACCCCTCTCCACACGGTGGAGAGGGGATGGGGGTGAGGCGCCTTGTCTTCTATACCGTTAAATCCTTCTTTTTGATTGATCCCAGTTTTTTGCCTCTTTCGAGCAGCGGATCGACATATTCCTTGACAAATTCATCTACCTGCTGCGGCGCGCGCCCCACGAACGCGGACACGTCGAGGATCCTGTCGAGGTCCTTTTTCTTCAGCCTGAACGCCGGGTCGGCCACGATGCGCTCGAGCAGGTCATTGGGCTTTCCGTGGAGCTTGATGTTGTTCCCCGCTTCCATGGAATGGCGTCGGATGCGCTCGTGCAGCGCCTGCCGGTCGCCGCCCTTTTTCACCGCCTCCATGAGGATGGTCTCGGTGGCCATGAACGGCAGCTCCTCGGCAACGTGGCGCGCGATCACCCGCGGGTAAACCACCAGCCCCGAAAGCACGTTGAGGCCGATGATGAGTATGGCGTCCGCGGCAAGGAACGCCTCGGGAATGGACAGGCGTTTGTTGGCCGAATCGTCGAGCGTGCGCTCGAGCCACTGCTCGGCCGCGGTGTTGGCCGGCGACGACGAAAGCGAAATGATGTAGCGCGAAAGCGACGTCATGCGCTCGGACCGCATGGGATTGCGCTTGTACGCCATGGCCGACGAGCCCACCTGGCCGCTCTCGAACGGCTCCTCGATTTCCCGCAAATGCATGAGCAGCCTGATGTCGTTGGAGATTTTATGGAACGTCTGCGCGATGCCCGACACGGCCGCGAGGGCCGACGCGTCGATCTTGCGCGAATACGTCTGGCCCGACACCGGCACGGCCCGGTCGAACCCCATTTTGCGAGCTACCATTTTGTCAAGTTTCTTCACCCTGGCCGCATCGCCGTTAAACAGGCTCATGTAGCTGGCCTGCGTGCCCGTGGTTCCCTTGACGCCCAGGAACGGGAGCGTGCCGCAGAACCGCTCGAGCTCCTCGAAGTCCATGCACAGGTCGTACAGCCACAGGCTCGCGCGCTTCCCCACCGTGGTGAGCTGCGCGGGCTGGAAATGCGTGAAGCCGAGCGTGGCAAGCGCCCTGTTTTTAAGCGCGAATTTCCTGAGCGCGGCGATCACGGCGGCGAGCCGCTTGAGCAGGATGAGCACCGCCTCTTTCATCTGGATGAGGTCGGTGTTGTCGCCCACGAACGCGCTCGTGGCGCCGAGGTGGATGATGGGCTTTGCCGCAGGGCAGCGGTCGCCGAACGCGAGGATGTGGGCCATCACGTCGTGGCGGGTCTTGGCTTCATATTTTTTGGCCGCCTCGTAGTCGATGTCGGTGAGGTGCGCCCTCATCTCGCCCACCTGCTCCTGCTTGATGGGAAGCCCGAGCTCCATCTCGCATTCGGCAAGCGCGACCCACAATTTTCTCCAGGTGCCGAACTTGAAATCAGGGGAGAAGACATACGACATCTCGCTGCCGGCATAGCGTTCCAGCAGCGGATTGCTGTATAGAGCGGTCGTGGAATTGTTTTTTTTATTCATGATAATCCCTGAATTTTAATGTCAAAAAATCCATGTCCAAACCGTAATAAGGGGTGAACCTCGCGGCCGCTTTATAAGGAGCGAGAGAACTTTTTAATATAGTTTATTGATATGCAGCCCTTAAAACTGGGATTGTAAAAAACAGATAATTTCAGATAAAACTTGATAGAAGCGTCCTACATTGCTATTTTAATCTATTAATTAGGAATAATCCTCAATACCTTTTTAAATGGGAGCGTTTTTATGAAAAAAGCAACCTTCACCTTTATTCTGTCGGTTCTCTATGGCGCGGTGATGCTCGCGGTGCCGGCGCAAGGCCAGAATTCGGTTGAGGAGCTCATGTCGCAGGGAAACAACCTGCTCAAGAACGGCGCATCCACCGAGGCAGCTTCCGTGTACAAGAAAATCCTGGCCAAGGAGCCGAGAAACTTCGAGGCGCAGGCAAACCTCGCCTTTGCCTATCTCCAGGCCGAACGATACGACAAGGCCATCGCGGAATACAACAGGGCCATTTCGCTGGACTCCCGGAACGCAGAATGCTGGGCGAACCTGGGCTTCGCGTATGAAAAGACCGGAAAGTCAAGCAAAGCGGCGGACTGCATTTCCAAATCGGTGGAGCTCAATCCGAGCAACGTGGAGGCGCGCATGAACCTCGCGGCCATGTACGAGAACGCGGGCGCGTGGGACAAGGCGATCGCGCATTACGAGGCGGCCATCAAGACCGACGCCAAGCGCGGGGACGCCTACAGCGGCGTCGCGCGTTGCATGACCGAAAAAGGCAACATCGCGGGCGCGAAGAAATACTGCCAGGAGGCGATCGCCAACGATCCGAACAACGCCGACGCGCACTGGCAGCTCGGCAACATCCTTTGGAAAAAGGAGAACAAGCAGGCCGAGGCGCTCAAGGAATACGAAACGTCGGTCAAGCTCGATGAAAACTCGCAGATCTTTTATGAAAACCTCGCTCTTCTCCAGGATGACATGGGAAAAAAGGACGAGGCGCTGGCCACCTGGAAAAAGTACCTCATCTATCTTAACGACGCGATGAAGAAGGAAGAGGTGCAGCGGCACATCGACAAGCTTGAAGGCCATGAGACATCCGCCTCGACCACCAGCAAGGCTGACGCGAAGGCGAACCGAGAAAAGGCGGCGCAGCAGAGTGAAGAGCAGATGCAGCAGCTCAAGAGCGAGCTGCACAATGAAGGAAAGGGCGAGACAAAGCACATTGACGCGCAGCCAGTCGACGTCGGCTCCGATTTCGACAAGCTGAGCAAGGACACCGGCAACGCGCTCGACCTCCGCCAAGAGGCCAAGAAAAAGTCGGCGGCAAAGTAAGATCGTCAAGAGGGCAATTGCTGATGGGTTTATGGGTTGACGAGGGCCGAACACCATGCGTTGACCCGTAAACCCATTGTCGTATCACCGTACAAAGAACGTCGCCAGTGCTCCGTTACAACTCATACCGCTCCCATCTTAAAAAGCGCTTTGGAAAACCGGTGCTTAAAATTCCGCTCAACGCGGGGTTCTCCTGCCCCAACCGCAACGGCACCATAAGCGCGGAAGGATGTTCGTTCTGCGACAACCGGTCGTTCTCCCCTGTCGCCTTGACCGCCGCTTCCATCATTGACCAGTTGCAAGGCGCGATCGACCGGGACAACGGCAGGCACAGCGCGTATATCGCTTATCTCCAGCCATTCTCCAACACATACGGCGACAGGAAACGGCTCGCTGAAGTGTATGAGCCCGTTATCAAATATCCAGGGATTATCGGGCTTGCGGTTGGAACAAGGCCGGATTGTTTTTCAGAAGGTGTTTTAGACTACCTTGAAGATGTATCGAAGCGAACTTATCTCTCGATTGAAATTGGTTTACAGAGCGGCAACGGTGAAGTCCTCAAGCGCAATAATCGCGGGCATGATGCCGAGTCGTTCATCAACGCTGTCAGTGAGCTTTCCAAAAGGAGAATCGAGGCCGTGGCCCATGTCATGATTGGGCTGCCGTTTGAAACGCGCGGCCAGACAATAAATACCGCGAAGCTCCTCGCCTCGCTTCCCGTCAACGGCATTAAAATCCATCAACTGATGATTATAGCCGGAACCAAAGCGCATGAATGGTATAAGGAAGGGAAAGTGAAGGCATTGACGATTGAGGAATATGCCGACATTCTGTGCGAGTTTTTGTCCTATGTGAGGCCCGACCAGTTGATCCATAGGATCATGGCGGATTCAAGTGTGAAAAACGGCCTCGTTGCGCCGACGTGGAGCGCGGAGAAGGGGAAGGCGATAAAGTTTTTACATGAAGTGATGGAGAAGAAAGGACTAGTGCAAGGAAATTTATATAGGTAAAAATATTCATGGCGCCCGCCGGTCACGACTCCGCGCCCCCTTACGGGCCCGGCCTATCGGCCTCGTTGCCGGACCGCCCGAGTCACCTTTGGCGAGGGGTCGGCCGGCAATTCGCTTTGGCTCACCCTCCGGTCCGCACCGGCGCGAAACATCATTCCGTTTGTTTACTTAGAGACATCCCGAATAAAAACATTTTGTTTTCAGACCAACTTTCAAGTTATAACGTTCCCTTCTTCCACCGTGTAAAGCGCGCGCTGCCACGAGTGTGTCGCCAGCCACTGCTATCGCCCGCAAATCACTATGGTACCGGCGCCAAAGAGGGGGTGTGGGTGCAGATCACCGCCACTCCCTTTTGTCCAGATTGATTTTACTATGAGGGAGTGGCGGAAGCTGCACCCCAGGGGGAGACCTCCCCCTCCAGAAGTTTTTATTTGAGGAAATTAAATTGAAAAAAGAATTTTAATTGGAAAGCTTCAGCACGCTCTGCATCTTCACCGTCTTTGCTTCCTTGTTCGACAATCTCACGCCCTGCGCCTTCACTCCCTTGATCAGGTAGTCCTTGAGGTTGAACTGCTCCTCGAGCACGCGCAGGTACGGTTTGGGCTTGTACTCCACCTGGATGGTGCCCTCGGGCTCGGTGGTGAACATCTGCACCGTTGCGCCCTCGGGCACGAGCTGGTAGGCCTTCTGCATGATGAACTGCTCGATCCGGCAGCGCTTGATGCAGGGGCACATGTTCTCGGGGTCCTTGTAGACAAGCGAGAAAACGAGGTCCTTGTCCGGGAACCCGCAGTGGAGCATGCCCTTGTCCACGAACAGCTTGTCGGGCGCGTTGATCACCGAGTACACGCCGTTCTTGCGGATCACCAGGATGCGGTCGTAGAGCGACACGTCGAACAGGGCAACGCCGTTCACCTCGTAGCCGAGGTACCCGTTGTCGCGGTCGTACCGCAGCTTGAGGTTGCGCTGCGCCACTTCGCGCACGTCAACGCGCTCGAACGACACGACCTCGGTGCGGCGCAGGTATTGCTTGCCGTACTTGAGGATCAGATCCTGCAGAAACCCTATGGTGTAGTCGATGATGTCGTCGAGCGAATGTTTGATCTCCTTGAGCCGCGTCTTGATCTCGTCCATCTCATGCTGGGCTTTGTTGATGTCGTAGGCGGAGATCCGGCGTATGGGGATCTTGAGCAGGGTCTCGACGTCGTCGGGCGTGACCTCACGCTTGATGTCCTTCTGGAAAGGTTCCAGTCCGTCAATCACTGCCTTGACCACGCCCTCTTGCGTTTTCTTGTCCTCGATTTTTTTATAGACGCGGTTCTCGATAAAGATCTGCTCGAGCGTCTTGGCGTGGAGCCGGTCGCGCAGGTGGCCGTCCTCGATCTTGAGCTCGCGGCGCAAGAGCTCCACGAGCCGGTCCGCATTATATTTGAGCACGTCGGACACGCTCATGGTGACGGGCTTGTTGTCCTGTATCACCACGACGTTTACCGTGGTGGAGACCTCGCAGTCGGTGAAGGCGTACAGCGCGTCCACGGTGTCCTGCGTGTGAACGCCGCGCGCGAGGTGGATCTCGATCTCCACCTGCTCCGACGTGAAGTCCTGTATGCCCGCGATCTTTATCTTGTTCTTGCGCGCCGCGTCTTCGATGCTCGCGATGAGGCTCTCGGTGGTGGTGCCGTAGGGGATCTCGCGCACCACGATGCGCTTGTCGTCCCTCGCGTCGAGCCGCGCGCGGATGCGCACCTTGCCGTTGCCCTCGTTGTATTCCGATATGTCCAGCATGCCGCCCGACGGGAAGTCGGGCCTGAGCGAGAACGTGTCCTTGTTGAGGTAGGAGATCTGCGCCTGGAGCAGCTCGATGAAGTTGTGCGGCAGGATCTTGGTGGCCATGCCCACGGCGATACCCTCGGCGCCCTGCGCCAGCAGCACCGGCACCTTGGCGGGCAGGGCAACGGGCTCCTTGTTGCGGCCGTCGTAGGAATCGACGAAATCGGTGATCTCCGGGTTGAACAGCGTCTCCCTGGCCAGCGGCGTTAAGCGGCACTCGATGTAACGCATGGCCGACGCCTCGTCGCCGGTGAGCACGTTGCCGAAATTTCCCTGTTTGTCAATAAACAAGTCCTTGTTGGCAAGGCCGACGAGCGCGGCGAAGATCGACGCGTCGCCGTGCGGGTGGTATTTCATGCATTGGCCCACGGCGTTGGCCACCTTGTGGAACTTGCCGTCGTCCATTTCATGCAGCGTGTGCAGGATGCGGCGCTGCACCGGCTTGAGCCCGTCCGACAGGTCCGGGATGGCGCGGTCTTTGATGACGTAGCTCGCGTACTCGATGAAATAGTTTTTATATAATGCGGGGACGAACGCCATTAGGGCACCTTGGCTCTGGATGTGGTTCTGTCATCCCCGACCCGATCGGGATCCATTTTGCCAAAAAGCAATAATAGATTCCCGCTTTCGCGGGAATGACAAACTGGTCATTAGGATTAGAATCAAGAAAGACGCTCATTAAACCAAATTCTCCATAATGAAGTCCTTGCGCTCGGGCGTGTTCTTGCCCATGTAGAATTCGAGCGTCTCGGGAACGTTCTTGATGGACTTGACGTTTACCTCCACAAGCCGCATGTTCTCGCCGATGAACTGGCCGAACTCGGAGGGCGAGATCTCGCCGAGCCCCTTGAAGCGCGTGACTTCCGCGCCTTTCAGCTCCTTCACCGCAGTGTCGCGCTCCTTCTCGCTGTAGCAGTAGCGGGTCTCCTTGTTGTTGCGCACGCGGAACAGCGGGGTCTCGAGGATGTACAGGTGGTTCGACACTACCACGTCCTCGAAATACGTGAGAAAGAACGTCATGAGCAGGTAGCGGATGTGGAATCCGTCAACGTCGGCGTCGGTGGCGATCACGATCTTGTTGTACCGAAGGGTCTCCATGTTCTCCTCGATGCCGAGCGCCATCATCAGGCTGTAGAGCTCCTCGTTCTGGTAGATGGCCGCGCGGTTGCGCGAGAACACGTTCTCGGGCTTGCCCTTGAGCGTGAAGATCGCCTGGGTCTGCACGTCGCGCGCCGACACGATGGACCCGGCCGCCGACTGCCCCTCGGTGAGAAAGATGGTCGATTCCTCGCCGTGCTTGGAATCGCCCAGATGGTATTTGCAGTCCTTGAGGCACGGGATCTTTATCTCGATGCGCTTGGCGGCCTCCTTGGCCTCCTTCTTGACCGCGTTGAGCTCCTTGCGCAAATGTTCGTTCTGCACGATCTTGCTCTCGAGCGCCTTGGCGCTCTCGGGGTTCTTGT is a window of Chitinivibrionales bacterium DNA encoding:
- a CDS encoding helix-turn-helix domain-containing protein, whose amino-acid sequence is MKNSQKYRVTRVSRKGNRRVSLMTEKQLQKFRALRLKSIRKEDLGLTQKVFAEAVGANLRTLQDWETGRSEMPKPVEILLELMREMPSVRKRLMTAAHPNLHSQSRPYAA
- a CDS encoding TIGR01212 family radical SAM protein (This family includes YhcC from E. coli K-12, an uncharacterized radical SAM protein.), coding for MLRYNSYRSHLKKRFGKPVLKIPLNAGFSCPNRNGTISAEGCSFCDNRSFSPVALTAASIIDQLQGAIDRDNGRHSAYIAYLQPFSNTYGDRKRLAEVYEPVIKYPGIIGLAVGTRPDCFSEGVLDYLEDVSKRTYLSIEIGLQSGNGEVLKRNNRGHDAESFINAVSELSKRRIEAVAHVMIGLPFETRGQTINTAKLLASLPVNGIKIHQLMIIAGTKAHEWYKEGKVKALTIEEYADILCEFLSYVRPDQLIHRIMADSSVKNGLVAPTWSAEKGKAIKFLHEVMEKKGLVQGNLYR
- a CDS encoding tetratricopeptide repeat protein, which codes for MKKATFTFILSVLYGAVMLAVPAQGQNSVEELMSQGNNLLKNGASTEAASVYKKILAKEPRNFEAQANLAFAYLQAERYDKAIAEYNRAISLDSRNAECWANLGFAYEKTGKSSKAADCISKSVELNPSNVEARMNLAAMYENAGAWDKAIAHYEAAIKTDAKRGDAYSGVARCMTEKGNIAGAKKYCQEAIANDPNNADAHWQLGNILWKKENKQAEALKEYETSVKLDENSQIFYENLALLQDDMGKKDEALATWKKYLIYLNDAMKKEEVQRHIDKLEGHETSASTTSKADAKANREKAAQQSEEQMQQLKSELHNEGKGETKHIDAQPVDVGSDFDKLSKDTGNALDLRQEAKKKSAAK
- a CDS encoding DNA topoisomerase IV subunit A: MAFVPALYKNYFIEYASYVIKDRAIPDLSDGLKPVQRRILHTLHEMDDGKFHKVANAVGQCMKYHPHGDASIFAALVGLANKDLFIDKQGNFGNVLTGDEASAMRYIECRLTPLARETLFNPEITDFVDSYDGRNKEPVALPAKVPVLLAQGAEGIAVGMATKILPHNFIELLQAQISYLNKDTFSLRPDFPSGGMLDISEYNEGNGKVRIRARLDARDDKRIVVREIPYGTTTESLIASIEDAARKNKIKIAGIQDFTSEQVEIEIHLARGVHTQDTVDALYAFTDCEVSTTVNVVVIQDNKPVTMSVSDVLKYNADRLVELLRRELKIEDGHLRDRLHAKTLEQIFIENRVYKKIEDKKTQEGVVKAVIDGLEPFQKDIKREVTPDDVETLLKIPIRRISAYDINKAQHEMDEIKTRLKEIKHSLDDIIDYTIGFLQDLILKYGKQYLRRTEVVSFERVDVREVAQRNLKLRYDRDNGYLGYEVNGVALFDVSLYDRILVIRKNGVYSVINAPDKLFVDKGMLHCGFPDKDLVFSLVYKDPENMCPCIKRCRIEQFIMQKAYQLVPEGATVQMFTTEPEGTIQVEYKPKPYLRVLEEQFNLKDYLIKGVKAQGVRLSNKEAKTVKMQSVLKLSN
- the purB gene encoding adenylosuccinate lyase codes for the protein MNKKNNSTTALYSNPLLERYAGSEMSYVFSPDFKFGTWRKLWVALAECEMELGLPIKQEQVGEMRAHLTDIDYEAAKKYEAKTRHDVMAHILAFGDRCPAAKPIIHLGATSAFVGDNTDLIQMKEAVLILLKRLAAVIAALRKFALKNRALATLGFTHFQPAQLTTVGKRASLWLYDLCMDFEELERFCGTLPFLGVKGTTGTQASYMSLFNGDAARVKKLDKMVARKMGFDRAVPVSGQTYSRKIDASALAAVSGIAQTFHKISNDIRLLMHLREIEEPFESGQVGSSAMAYKRNPMRSERMTSLSRYIISLSSSPANTAAEQWLERTLDDSANKRLSIPEAFLAADAILIIGLNVLSGLVVYPRVIARHVAEELPFMATETILMEAVKKGGDRQALHERIRRHSMEAGNNIKLHGKPNDLLERIVADPAFRLKKKDLDRILDVSAFVGRAPQQVDEFVKEYVDPLLERGKKLGSIKKKDLTV
- a CDS encoding histidinol-phosphatase; amino-acid sequence: MISDYHVHTPYCGHAQGKTIDYIETAVGLGMKEIGFSDHLGRYYLGKNQKKRYWDWGMRERDMARYFSELLDLKETYGDRIAVRIGLEIDYIEGAEHLAEEIVSQYPFDYLLGSIHCLPILGWRHLSEYVKVDAKRVYEAYFGAVKSAARSGLFQSLAHMDFLWRYVAWPDAPASRIEEYISESVALAAAHGTCIEVNANGFLWSQMEELKKFDLFDVLLEQVKKHQACITVGSDAHTPELVGKSFPQINSLLQSKGFQCYSVFEQKQRKQVKLG